The window CAGTGGTTATCAGTTGATAGAGATGGTTCCTTATACAATCAAGTAGGTTTGATCTAGGGAGCCTTCTGGCTCCCTTTTTTGTTTGTAGAGGAAGTTTTTAGTTTGCTTTTCTGATCACTTTAGTTATCCTCTTTTAAAGATAACTTCAGCAGAGTAGCATTGGGTTAATTAAATTCCAATTTCCGTTAGGTAAGCAATCAAGATTCCAAACTTTTTGCTTACTTAGCTTCCTTTGGTTCTAGACAGCGTTCGTTCAATATTGTTAAATTTTGAGCTTTATTGGGTGGTATTCAATAAATCTAGCTTCACTAGTTGCCCATTTGGTTTTGTCAGTCACGAAATTTCACTTTGCATCAAGTCTCTTAGGTGCCTATCAGGAGGAGTGTTTTGTTAGATTCTGGAATTTATTGTTGGATTTTGTTGCCTTCTTTTTGTTCTTGTAAAGTAACTTTCTGAATGATTAAAATAATATTCTACTATGAAATACAAAGTTACTGTTTTGCTGAAAGACAATGTTTTTGATCCGCAGGGGAGTGCCATACTCAAGGTTCTACATAACCTTGGGTATAGGGGTATAAGTGATGTTAGAGTAGGTAAGGTTTTTTACTTGGAAACAGATGATAGTGAAGATACTGTAAGAAAAGTGTCTAACGAGGTTTTATCAAATCCTGTCATTGAGAGATTTGAGATAGAGAAGGTGGAGGAATAGTATGGTGGATTACAGAGCAACAGTAAACCTTCCGACTACTACTTTCCCTATGAAGGCAAATTTACCGCAGAGAGAACCAGAATTCATAAAGTTTTGGAGAGAAAACAGAATTTACGAGAAAGCTCTTGAGGCGAAAGACAAGAGGAAGAAGTATATTCTCCACGATGGGCCTCCGTACGCAAATGGTCACATTCACATAGGAC of the Brevinematia bacterium genome contains:
- the purS gene encoding phosphoribosylformylglycinamidine synthase subunit PurS, translating into MKYKVTVLLKDNVFDPQGSAILKVLHNLGYRGISDVRVGKVFYLETDDSEDTVRKVSNEVLSNPVIERFEIEKVEE